Proteins encoded within one genomic window of Couchioplanes caeruleus:
- a CDS encoding Lrp/AsnC family transcriptional regulator: MEEIDRAIVGALTADGRLSYTVLAERVGLSVSAVHQRVRRLEQRGVINGYTAVVSYEALDLPLTAFVAIRPFDPSQPDDAPERLRHLAEIDSCYSVAGEDFYLLLVRVASPADLERLLQEIRTAANVTTRTTVVLSTPYENRPPRIADTD; the protein is encoded by the coding sequence GTGGAAGAGATCGACCGGGCGATCGTGGGCGCCCTCACCGCGGACGGCCGGCTGTCCTACACCGTGCTCGCCGAGCGGGTCGGGCTGAGCGTGTCGGCCGTGCACCAGCGCGTGCGCCGCCTCGAGCAGCGGGGTGTCATCAACGGGTACACGGCCGTGGTCTCGTACGAGGCCCTGGACCTGCCGCTGACCGCCTTCGTGGCGATCCGCCCGTTCGACCCGTCGCAGCCGGACGACGCGCCGGAGCGGCTGCGCCACCTCGCGGAGATCGACTCCTGCTACTCGGTGGCGGGGGAGGATTTCTACCTGCTGTTGGTCCGGGTGGCGAGCCCGGCCGACCTGGAACGGCTCCTGCAGGAGATCCGTACGGCGGCCAACGTCACGACGCGCACGACGGTGGTGCTGAGTACCCCGTACGAGAACCGCCCGCCGCGGATCGCCGATACTGACTAG
- a CDS encoding acyl-CoA dehydrogenase family protein, which produces MTVERILPTEEAYELLGLTREIAQGELAPQVARYEQKGEFPRDILRTIGRAGLLGLPYPEADGGGGQPYEVYLQVLEILASSWVAIAEAVSVHTLSCFPVAAFGTERQRKSLPEMLGGELLGAYCLSEPQGGSDAAALATRAVREVDEYVVTGTKAWITHGGRADFYNIFCRTGGPGPGGISCLLADAATGGLLPQAPERLMGLRSSAPAQIVLDGARIPADRLVGEEGGGFRIAMQALDAGRLGIAACAVGLAQAAVDYAAAYAKERTQFGKPIASFQGLGFMLADMATQVSAARALMLEAARLKDAGRPFSTEAAKAKLFATDVAMKVTTDAVQVLGGSGYVNDHPAERWFREAKVLQIVEGTNQIQRLVISRSLTRD; this is translated from the coding sequence GTGACGGTCGAGCGGATTCTTCCCACCGAAGAGGCATACGAGTTGCTGGGGCTCACCCGGGAGATCGCGCAGGGCGAGCTCGCCCCGCAAGTCGCCCGGTACGAGCAGAAGGGTGAGTTCCCCCGCGACATTCTGCGGACCATCGGCCGGGCCGGCCTGCTGGGCCTGCCCTACCCGGAGGCCGATGGCGGCGGGGGCCAGCCCTACGAGGTGTACCTCCAGGTCCTGGAGATCCTCGCGTCGTCGTGGGTGGCCATCGCCGAGGCCGTCAGCGTGCACACCCTGTCGTGCTTCCCGGTGGCCGCGTTCGGCACCGAGCGGCAGCGCAAGTCCCTGCCGGAGATGCTCGGCGGCGAGTTGCTGGGGGCGTACTGCCTGTCCGAGCCGCAGGGCGGCAGCGACGCGGCGGCCCTGGCCACCCGTGCGGTGCGCGAGGTCGACGAGTACGTGGTGACCGGCACCAAGGCGTGGATCACCCACGGCGGGCGCGCGGACTTCTACAACATCTTCTGCCGCACCGGCGGCCCCGGCCCGGGCGGCATCTCCTGCCTGCTGGCCGACGCGGCCACCGGGGGACTGCTGCCGCAGGCGCCGGAGCGGCTGATGGGCCTGCGCTCGTCCGCGCCGGCCCAGATCGTGCTCGACGGTGCCCGCATCCCGGCCGACCGCCTCGTGGGCGAGGAAGGCGGCGGATTCCGGATCGCCATGCAGGCGCTGGACGCGGGCCGCCTCGGCATCGCGGCGTGCGCGGTGGGACTCGCCCAGGCGGCCGTCGACTACGCGGCCGCGTACGCGAAGGAGCGCACCCAGTTCGGCAAGCCGATCGCCTCCTTCCAGGGTCTGGGCTTCATGCTGGCCGACATGGCCACCCAGGTCTCGGCGGCCCGGGCGCTGATGCTGGAGGCGGCGCGGCTCAAGGACGCCGGCCGGCCGTTCTCGACGGAGGCCGCCAAGGCGAAGCTCTTCGCGACGGACGTCGCGATGAAGGTGACGACGGACGCGGTGCAGGTGCTGGGCGGATCGGGTTACGTGAACGACCACCCGGCCGAGCGGTGGTTCCGCGAGGCGAAGGTGCTGCAGATCGTGGAGGGGACCAACCAGATCCAGCGGCTGGTGATCTCCCGCTCGCTGACCCGCGACTGA
- a CDS encoding 5'-3' exonuclease: protein MTERPLLAVDAPSLYFRAFHGIPESAARTAAGEPVNAIRGFLDMLAQLIRTRRPGRVVCALDADWRPAWRVALVPSYKRHRVAHGDVEEVPAALEKQIPVLLQVLEAVGIPAFGVAGYEADDVLGTLAATQPGPVEVVSGDRDLFQLVDDARGTRLLYCGRGVAKLEDSDDAAVQVKYGVPPRWYADFAAMRGDPSDGLPGVPGVGEKTAARLIARYGGVEQIVAALDDPASGFAPGVRTRLLAAKDYLAAALPVCRVALDVPLPAFDPTVPRAPEDSDALLALAERWNLAGSARRLIDALGVTAEPNGR, encoded by the coding sequence GTGACCGAACGACCTCTGCTGGCCGTGGACGCCCCGAGTCTGTACTTCCGGGCGTTCCACGGCATCCCCGAGTCGGCCGCCCGGACCGCCGCGGGGGAGCCGGTGAACGCGATCCGGGGCTTCCTGGACATGCTCGCGCAGCTCATCCGCACGCGCCGCCCGGGGCGGGTGGTGTGCGCGCTCGACGCCGACTGGCGCCCAGCGTGGCGGGTGGCGCTCGTGCCCTCGTACAAGCGGCATCGCGTCGCCCACGGCGACGTGGAGGAGGTGCCCGCCGCGCTGGAGAAGCAGATTCCGGTGTTGTTGCAGGTGCTCGAGGCGGTCGGCATCCCGGCCTTCGGTGTCGCCGGCTACGAGGCCGACGACGTGCTCGGCACGCTGGCCGCCACCCAGCCGGGGCCGGTCGAGGTGGTCTCCGGCGACCGCGACCTGTTCCAACTCGTCGACGACGCCCGCGGCACCCGCCTGCTCTACTGCGGCCGCGGCGTGGCCAAGCTCGAGGACAGCGACGACGCGGCGGTCCAGGTCAAGTACGGCGTCCCGCCCCGGTGGTATGCGGACTTCGCGGCGATGCGCGGCGACCCGAGCGACGGCCTGCCGGGCGTGCCCGGGGTGGGGGAGAAGACGGCGGCCCGGCTCATCGCCCGCTACGGCGGTGTCGAGCAGATCGTCGCGGCCCTGGACGACCCGGCGTCGGGCTTCGCACCCGGGGTGCGGACCAGGCTCCTGGCGGCGAAGGACTACCTCGCGGCGGCGCTGCCGGTGTGTCGGGTGGCGCTGGACGTGCCGCTGCCGGCGTTCGACCCCACGGTGCCGAGGGCGCCGGAGGATTCCGACGCGCTGCTTGCGCTCGCCGAGAGGTGGAATCTGGCCGGTTCCGCCCGGCGCCTGATCGATGCCCTCGGCGTGACGGCGGAACCTAACGGCCGTTAA